Proteins encoded together in one Pongo pygmaeus isolate AG05252 chromosome Y, NHGRI_mPonPyg2-v2.0_pri, whole genome shotgun sequence window:
- the LOC129025813 gene encoding testis-specific Y-encoded protein 3-like — MEAVQEGAAGVESEQVALGEEAVLVLDDIMAEVEVVAQEEGLVEPQEEAQRAQPGPGPMTPESALEELLAVQVELGPVNAQARKAFSRQREKMERRRKAHLDCRGAVIQSVPGFWANVIANHPQMSALITDQDEDMLSYMINLEVEEVKHPVHLCRIMLFFRSNPYFQNKVITKEYLVNITEYRASHSTPIQWYPDYEVEAYRRRHHNSSLNFFNWFSDHNFAGSNRIAEILCKDLWRNPLPYYKRMKPPEEGTEISGDSQMLS, encoded by the exons ATGGAGGCTGTACAGGAGGGGGCGGCCGGGGTGGAGAGTGAGCAGGTGGCTTTGGGGGAGGAGGCGGTGCTGGTGTTGGATGACATAAtggcggaggtggaggtggtggcccAGGAGGAGGGCCTCGTGGAGCCGCAGGAGGAGGCCCAGcgggcacagcctggccctgggcccaTGACCCCAGAGTCTGCACTGGAGGAGCTGCTGGCCGTTCAGGTGGAGCTGGGGCCGGTTAATGCCCAAGCCAGGAAGGCCTTTTCTCGGCAGAGGGAAAAGATGGAGCGGAGGCGCAAGGCCCACCTAGACTGCAGAGGCGCGGTCATCCAGAGCGTCCCTGGCTTCTGGGCCAATGTT ATTGCAAACCACCCCCAGATGTCAGCCCTGATCACTGACCAAGATGAAGACATGCTGAGCTACATGATCAACTTGGAG GTGGAAGAAGTGAAGCATCCCGTTCATCTCTGCAGGATCATGTTGTTCTTTCGGAGTAACCCCTACTTCCAGAATAAAGTGATTACCAAGGAATATCTGGTGAACATCACAG aataCAGggcttctcattccactccaattcagtgGTATCCAGATTATGAAGTTGAGGCCTATCGCCGCAGACACCACAACAGCAGCCTTAACTTCTTCAACTGGTTTTCTGACCACAACTTCGCAGGATCTAATAGGATTGCTGAG ATCCTATGTAAGGACCTGTGGCGCAATCCCCTGCCGTACTACAAGAGGATGAAGCCACCTGAAGAGGGAACAGAGATTTCAG GGGACTCCCAGATGTTGAGTTGA